One window of the Capnocytophaga haemolytica genome contains the following:
- a CDS encoding DUF3108 domain-containing protein, whose protein sequence is MKKTLKTITFALVALLCSPVVEAQNDNLPFKNGEWLRFKVKYGVFNASIATMQLTEEMYKGEKVFHAVGKGSTTGLARVFFRVDDIYESYFGVKDGRPRVFVRNIHEGSYTKHLKMFFNYTDNKVKIDNIENGNTTEIDFKPGLQDVISAFYALRHHPEVDNLKVGGQIALDMIFDDDEIYKFKLKFLGKEKVKTRFGTVNTLKFCPLVQDGRVFKEQESITMWITDDKNKVPVKLKASLRVGSLVAELDGFNLLKNDTNLKKIMQK, encoded by the coding sequence ATGAAAAAGACACTAAAAACAATCACTTTTGCCTTGGTAGCATTGCTATGCAGCCCAGTTGTCGAGGCACAAAATGACAATCTGCCCTTTAAAAACGGCGAATGGTTGCGCTTTAAGGTTAAATATGGCGTCTTTAATGCCAGTATTGCCACAATGCAGCTCACCGAGGAGATGTATAAAGGCGAAAAAGTGTTTCACGCAGTGGGGAAAGGTTCTACTACGGGACTGGCGCGCGTGTTTTTCCGTGTAGATGATATTTACGAAAGTTATTTTGGTGTGAAGGATGGTCGTCCGCGTGTGTTTGTGCGCAATATCCACGAGGGAAGCTACACCAAGCACCTGAAGATGTTCTTTAATTACACCGATAACAAGGTCAAAATCGATAATATTGAGAACGGCAATACTACTGAAATCGACTTCAAGCCAGGCTTGCAAGATGTGATTTCGGCTTTCTATGCGCTACGGCATCACCCCGAGGTTGATAACCTCAAAGTCGGTGGACAGATAGCCCTTGATATGATTTTCGACGACGACGAGATTTATAAGTTCAAACTTAAATTCTTAGGCAAAGAAAAGGTGAAAACACGCTTTGGCACGGTCAATACACTTAAATTCTGCCCCTTAGTGCAGGACGGACGCGTGTTCAAAGAGCAGGAAAGCATCACAATGTGGATCACCGACGACAAAAATAAAGTGCCCGTAAAGCTCAAGGCATCATTGCGTGTAGGCTCGCTGGTAGCTGAGTTGGACGGCTTCAATTTGTTGAAAAACGATACAAATTTAAAAAAAATAATGCAAAAATAA
- a CDS encoding SlyB protein, with translation MKKTLIISTFVSIFIASCGTSKSPEIKRLEAKKEYLELKTKLNALEIQLVNEENENEALQSEAMKANDNANSHTDKFNDANSASIAAKKARKAERSLRRARKSNRRLANSNKRIYKLRKEIKSLNEKIQKLELGE, from the coding sequence ATGAAAAAAACATTAATTATTTCTACTTTTGTGTCTATTTTTATAGCAAGCTGTGGAACTTCTAAATCTCCAGAGATCAAACGACTGGAAGCTAAAAAAGAATATTTAGAGTTAAAAACTAAACTAAATGCATTAGAGATTCAGCTTGTTAATGAGGAGAATGAGAATGAAGCTTTACAATCAGAGGCTATGAAAGCCAATGATAATGCAAATAGTCATACAGACAAATTCAACGATGCTAATTCAGCTTCAATAGCTGCAAAAAAGGCACGTAAAGCTGAAAGGTCATTGAGACGTGCAAGAAAATCAAACAGGAGATTAGCAAATAGTAACAAGCGTATTTATAAGCTAAGAAAAGAAATTAAAAGTTTGAATGAAAAAATTCAAAAATTAGAACTTGGAGAATGA
- a CDS encoding GlsB/YeaQ/YmgE family stress response membrane protein produces the protein MGIIATLIIGAIAGWLGGTIYKGSGLGLIGNIIIGILGSGVGYWLLGNVFHISLGEGWIGTILTGAIGAIVILFLINLIFKK, from the coding sequence ATGGGTATTATTGCAACACTTATTATTGGAGCCATCGCAGGATGGTTAGGAGGCACTATCTATAAAGGTAGTGGATTAGGTCTCATCGGGAATATCATCATTGGTATTCTTGGAAGTGGCGTTGGGTATTGGCTTTTAGGCAATGTGTTCCACATCTCACTTGGAGAAGGGTGGATTGGCACTATCCTAACAGGAGCTATTGGTGCTATCGTTATCTTATTTTTGATAAATTTGATATTTAAAAAGTAA